In Pseudomonas nunensis, a single window of DNA contains:
- a CDS encoding diguanylate cyclase, translating to MMSTRQSVLKASDVTLCGLVCLAGVAVTFLVLILFLGAEQRTVSVAFQLEVDERFSRLQRRFNTQVLKLDVVRRFFINADDVTEKEFLGFVTPLVGEDEAYSWVPKILEKDLQAFRAKALLNGTSDFSYHEINPVTGERVPLASRPEHWILLYLLKRDDVKIIPGMDVMARPGRQALMSKARETRQIVVSEPLKMTNGQSGVFFVAPVFHESPEVPLNNDNLQGFVVSSVRLASLMEQGIPLPSLQRLNVTLSLIGPQHQAENVYQSLAPAAPSALHTQRLLKVADQNYLIQFRPSSTFLVANSYALSISLIIVFGAGLTLLLTLMVYLLITQRARALSLVDERTQDLRLLNITDHLTGVYNRRYFEELMERLLIEANVQYRPLSLIMFDVDHFKHINDRWGHQCGDNVLKSLCTRIRSATRKTDLLCRTGGEEFALICPDSELNDTRLLAEKLRALISTVPFDDVGKATCSFGVATWIPSESFDAFIRRADTAMYSAKSSGRDQVQLADR from the coding sequence ATGATGTCTACTCGTCAGAGCGTACTCAAAGCATCAGACGTGACCCTTTGCGGTTTGGTGTGCCTGGCTGGGGTGGCCGTCACGTTTTTGGTGCTGATTCTGTTCTTAGGGGCAGAGCAGCGTACCGTTAGCGTTGCTTTTCAACTTGAGGTCGACGAAAGATTCAGTCGCCTGCAACGACGCTTTAATACTCAGGTCTTGAAATTAGACGTTGTGAGGCGTTTCTTTATCAACGCCGACGATGTCACTGAAAAGGAGTTTCTGGGATTCGTTACGCCTCTAGTTGGAGAGGACGAAGCCTATAGCTGGGTACCAAAGATTTTAGAGAAGGATTTACAAGCGTTTCGCGCCAAGGCGCTTCTCAATGGCACCAGTGATTTTTCATATCATGAAATTAATCCCGTCACCGGCGAAAGAGTCCCCCTCGCCAGCCGGCCGGAACACTGGATATTGCTCTACTTATTGAAGCGCGATGACGTAAAGATCATACCCGGCATGGATGTTATGGCTCGCCCGGGTCGCCAAGCCTTGATGAGCAAGGCACGAGAAACACGTCAAATAGTTGTGTCGGAACCGTTGAAAATGACCAATGGGCAGTCGGGGGTTTTCTTTGTTGCTCCTGTATTCCACGAGTCCCCTGAGGTTCCATTGAACAATGATAATTTGCAGGGGTTCGTTGTCTCCAGCGTACGCTTGGCTTCTTTGATGGAACAAGGCATTCCATTACCAAGTCTGCAACGACTGAACGTGACGCTTTCATTGATCGGCCCGCAGCATCAAGCGGAAAATGTTTATCAGAGCTTGGCTCCAGCTGCCCCTTCAGCGCTGCATACGCAGCGGCTGCTGAAAGTAGCCGACCAAAATTACTTGATCCAGTTTAGACCCAGCTCAACATTTCTGGTCGCCAACAGCTACGCACTGTCCATCAGCCTGATTATCGTGTTCGGAGCAGGGTTGACGCTGCTGCTGACCTTGATGGTGTACTTGCTGATTACGCAGCGCGCCCGCGCGCTCTCGCTGGTTGATGAACGCACGCAAGACTTGCGTTTGTTGAACATTACCGATCACCTGACCGGAGTCTATAACCGTCGATACTTCGAAGAGTTGATGGAGCGCCTGCTCATTGAGGCTAACGTGCAATACCGCCCTCTGTCGCTGATCATGTTTGATGTCGATCACTTCAAACACATCAACGACCGCTGGGGCCATCAGTGTGGTGATAACGTTCTGAAGTCGTTGTGCACACGAATACGTTCGGCAACACGCAAAACCGATCTGTTGTGCAGAACAGGCGGTGAAGAGTTTGCATTGATCTGCCCGGATAGCGAACTGAACGATACAAGGCTGCTGGCAGAAAAGCTTCGAGCTCTAATAAGCACCGTACCATTTGATGATGTTGGAAAGGCTACCTGTAGCTTCGGCGTTGCAACGTGGATTCCATCAGAATCGTTTGACGCCTTCATTCGGCGTGCCGATACCGCGATGTACAGCGCTAAATCAAGTGGTAGAGATCAAGTCCAACTTGCAGATAGGTAG
- a CDS encoding LysR family transcriptional regulator, protein MQTLDLVFLRSFVVVAEKRSMTVAAQHLHVSQGAVSQQIKRLEEVLGGALFLRDRRGIRLAPLGERLFTKAQQMLTLNQQIWADVKGSTLQGRVRLGVPYDLAGAWIAPILKAFVEANAQVELSLKCGSSLELKTEVDKGALDLAIIEEAAAGANGECLMIDRLVWVGASGGAAFLNTPLAVSLVAETCAFREPVIAALEGQDRQWKMVFDNGNLETTRAMVGSDLAVSAWLKSAVPPGLEILSAEANLPDLPPFAISLVRSKGTASAAAVELVRHIHEHLDQS, encoded by the coding sequence ATGCAGACTCTGGATCTGGTATTCCTGCGCAGCTTCGTCGTGGTCGCTGAAAAACGCAGCATGACGGTGGCTGCCCAGCACCTGCATGTGAGCCAAGGAGCGGTCAGTCAACAGATCAAACGGCTGGAGGAAGTGCTGGGCGGCGCGTTGTTTTTACGTGATCGGCGCGGCATTCGCCTCGCGCCACTTGGTGAGCGCTTGTTTACCAAGGCCCAGCAAATGCTCACGCTTAACCAGCAGATTTGGGCGGACGTGAAGGGGAGCACGCTCCAGGGGCGGGTGCGCCTGGGTGTCCCTTACGACCTCGCCGGCGCGTGGATTGCGCCAATCCTCAAGGCGTTCGTCGAGGCAAATGCGCAGGTGGAGCTGTCACTCAAATGTGGTTCGTCGCTCGAGCTGAAAACTGAAGTCGACAAAGGCGCACTGGACCTGGCCATTATTGAGGAAGCGGCCGCGGGTGCTAACGGTGAATGCCTGATGATCGATCGTTTGGTATGGGTCGGCGCCAGCGGTGGAGCGGCCTTCCTGAACACACCATTGGCGGTATCGCTGGTTGCCGAGACTTGTGCATTTCGTGAGCCAGTGATCGCTGCTCTGGAAGGCCAGGATCGACAATGGAAAATGGTCTTTGATAACGGCAACCTTGAGACAACGCGAGCGATGGTCGGCAGCGATCTGGCCGTGTCGGCGTGGTTGAAGTCGGCAGTGCCGCCAGGCCTGGAGATCTTATCTGCCGAGGCGAACTTGCCGGATTTACCGCCGTTTGCGATTTCGCTAGTGAGATCAAAAGGCACTGCGAGTGCGGCGGCTGTGGAGCTGGTGCGGCACATTCATGAGCATCTTGATCAATCCTGA
- a CDS encoding L-lactate permease: MVALFHLSPVLLVTAMLVVLRRPPVHAAIAGTLLVMLLWFAGAADAWHPGSMVAAAQDTAVLFASTAFVIVPGLAFVIFIERLGVNLALSQWVRSLGLSRGDQLVFIVLGLAPLLEAMTGFGVSLIATVPLLLSLFERRVALRIALTGMAIMPWGTLGLASVIGASLAHLDTAALASTSALISAPVFLALSAIALYLAGVREAREWRGLGVFWLLFVAVLYSASRWLGPEMAGVAAGLVTAVAVLSVGQWRRRSERGSVQWPRQAWPYLVLIVCIVALKTLWTITAWPDLWIVQGAQVSWKPLASPGIALILVLIGLGFHTRNAHHQAEPGISVPAALAARAKRPLLTIFFFLAMSQMMVKAGFLAGLMQLLTGLSPSAATSLVSLLGALSGYMTGSNVGGNAIFMPAIAMLPETSRLLLAAVQNSSAGHAALGSLSIVMLILGLAKTTATEDSELVRFGFLLVCLNTVLVALGAGLLSAG; encoded by the coding sequence ATGGTCGCTTTGTTTCATCTTTCCCCGGTCTTGTTGGTCACAGCCATGCTCGTGGTGTTGCGCCGGCCGCCCGTTCACGCCGCTATCGCCGGCACTCTCCTCGTTATGCTGCTCTGGTTCGCCGGCGCTGCCGATGCGTGGCATCCGGGCAGCATGGTGGCGGCCGCGCAAGATACGGCGGTGCTGTTCGCCAGTACGGCTTTCGTGATCGTACCGGGTCTGGCCTTCGTGATTTTCATCGAACGCCTGGGCGTCAATCTGGCGCTGAGTCAGTGGGTGCGCTCGCTGGGCCTGAGTCGCGGTGATCAACTGGTGTTTATCGTCCTCGGGCTGGCGCCGTTGCTGGAAGCGATGACTGGTTTCGGTGTGTCATTGATCGCCACGGTGCCCCTGCTGCTCAGTCTCTTCGAGCGTCGGGTCGCGCTGCGAATTGCGCTGACCGGCATGGCGATCATGCCGTGGGGAACGCTGGGGCTGGCCTCGGTGATTGGTGCCTCGCTGGCTCATCTGGACACCGCTGCGCTGGCATCGACCTCGGCACTGATCAGCGCACCGGTTTTTCTGGCCCTCAGTGCGATAGCGCTGTATCTGGCCGGCGTTCGTGAGGCGCGGGAATGGCGCGGGCTCGGCGTTTTCTGGCTGCTGTTTGTGGCGGTGCTCTACAGTGCAAGTCGGTGGCTGGGGCCGGAAATGGCCGGGGTTGCGGCGGGCCTGGTGACGGCAGTTGCGGTGCTGTCTGTCGGGCAGTGGCGGCGGCGCAGCGAACGCGGTTCCGTGCAATGGCCGCGTCAGGCGTGGCCGTATCTGGTGTTGATTGTCTGCATTGTTGCGTTGAAAACGCTGTGGACGATCACCGCTTGGCCGGATCTCTGGATCGTTCAAGGCGCCCAGGTCAGCTGGAAACCACTCGCCTCGCCTGGAATCGCGCTGATTCTGGTGCTGATCGGGTTGGGGTTTCACACGCGCAATGCACACCATCAGGCAGAGCCCGGCATCAGCGTCCCGGCTGCGTTGGCAGCGCGGGCGAAGCGGCCACTGCTGACCATTTTCTTCTTTCTCGCGATGTCGCAGATGATGGTGAAGGCCGGTTTCCTCGCAGGTTTGATGCAATTGCTGACGGGCCTTTCGCCCTCCGCCGCGACGTCGCTGGTCAGCCTGCTCGGCGCGCTGTCAGGCTACATGACCGGGTCGAATGTGGGCGGCAACGCGATCTTCATGCCGGCCATCGCGATGCTCCCCGAGACCTCTCGATTATTGCTGGCAGCGGTGCAGAACAGTTCGGCCGGACATGCGGCGCTAGGCTCGCTGTCGATCGTCATGCTGATCCTGGGGCTGGCTAAAACCACGGCCACGGAAGACAGCGAACTGGTTCGGTTTGGCTTCTTGCTGGTCTGTCTCAATACGGTGTTGGTCGCGTTGGGCGCCGGGTTGCTGAGCGCAGGGTAG
- a CDS encoding GNAT family N-acetyltransferase: protein MPVTPNQNSPIILVLAQQSDLENLVAIRIEAMRESLERVGRFDPVRARERFLSGFEARNTRYIEVSGERVGFVVVKHRHNELLLDHLYVRPTAQGSGVGSAVLTQIFKEADAAALRIKVGALKESASNRFYTRHGFQFIESSEFDNYYVRQSVPAIGPAC, encoded by the coding sequence ATGCCTGTCACACCCAATCAAAATTCCCCAATCATTTTGGTCCTAGCTCAACAAAGCGACTTGGAAAATCTTGTAGCCATTCGAATTGAGGCCATGCGCGAAAGTCTGGAGCGTGTTGGGCGATTTGATCCAGTGCGCGCGCGCGAGCGGTTTCTTAGCGGTTTTGAAGCTCGCAACACACGCTATATCGAGGTATCTGGAGAGAGGGTTGGTTTTGTAGTGGTCAAGCATCGCCACAATGAACTCTTGCTCGACCACTTGTATGTGAGACCGACCGCGCAAGGATCAGGTGTAGGGTCTGCTGTTCTCACTCAGATTTTCAAAGAGGCGGATGCGGCTGCGCTCCGTATTAAAGTGGGTGCACTCAAAGAAAGCGCTTCGAATCGCTTTTATACCCGCCATGGCTTCCAATTCATCGAAAGCAGTGAATTCGACAATTATTATGTTCGTCAGAGTGTTCCGGCGATTGGCCCGGCTTGCTAG
- a CDS encoding DUF6130 family protein has product MSLALRNLFVFAFGGFVCIAAFGQGEAETHHPPAILPLESEALPTLTAYPPLAEPLARGVVIIQYRTEHARIMPVFGKAAGNVSPRLGHLHVTVDDWKGTWAHTSEDPIILVGLTPGTHKVLLEVADPTHKILTSTTVSFTVPEKQPPNAE; this is encoded by the coding sequence ATGTCCCTCGCGCTCAGAAATCTGTTTGTCTTTGCCTTTGGAGGCTTTGTTTGCATAGCTGCATTCGGTCAAGGAGAAGCAGAAACCCATCACCCACCGGCAATACTCCCACTGGAATCTGAGGCGCTGCCAACACTCACTGCCTATCCACCGCTTGCCGAGCCGCTCGCCCGCGGGGTTGTCATCATCCAGTATCGAACAGAGCACGCCAGGATCATGCCGGTATTCGGCAAAGCGGCTGGTAACGTCTCACCACGTCTCGGCCACCTCCATGTGACTGTCGATGACTGGAAAGGTACATGGGCGCATACCAGTGAAGACCCGATCATTCTGGTTGGGCTGACGCCCGGAACTCACAAAGTTCTTCTAGAAGTCGCCGACCCGACTCACAAAATCCTCACCAGTACGACAGTGAGTTTTACAGTGCCCGAGAAGCAACCACCGAACGCCGAATAG
- a CDS encoding TauD/TfdA family dioxygenase produces the protein MVQVTFEIKQQPASVIAQLPGETIVLAPLWLRERCQDAVSLDVTTQQRLFNPHNLPDGITLVEAEAKGVDQAWLSFSDGYAGLYDLTEFRADFDPLDGLPTPISWKSNIDTQLIYIDFNRLTDFDYRLEAFSKFLTYGVVVIQYVPTEAESVLDVGKIFGQVRETNFGKYFEVYSRPNSNDLAYRSIHLDPHTDNPYRDPMPGIQLLHCLINETSGGLSTLVDSLAVAEQLKLEDPEGFELLANVPVRYRHVDNDVELIERRPIIMTDALGRMTGVSYSPRLDYLPLLNEHDMAIFHRARRRMGELFVDPAFERRFKLEKGELQMFNNTRVLHGRTSFDTNEGRRHLQGCYMDMDGPKGIYKAMKRSLKAQ, from the coding sequence ATGGTACAGGTCACTTTTGAAATCAAGCAACAACCGGCATCCGTGATCGCACAGTTGCCAGGGGAAACCATTGTGCTAGCGCCTCTGTGGTTGCGGGAGCGCTGCCAGGATGCTGTCAGTCTTGATGTCACTACTCAGCAAAGACTGTTTAACCCGCATAACCTTCCTGACGGCATCACTCTGGTTGAAGCAGAGGCCAAAGGCGTAGATCAGGCATGGCTGTCATTCAGTGATGGTTATGCGGGGCTGTATGACCTCACGGAGTTTCGTGCCGACTTCGATCCGTTGGATGGCCTGCCAACGCCCATCAGTTGGAAGAGCAACATTGACACCCAACTCATCTACATCGACTTCAACCGACTGACCGACTTCGATTATCGACTGGAGGCGTTCAGCAAGTTTTTGACCTACGGGGTTGTCGTTATCCAGTACGTGCCCACCGAAGCAGAGTCAGTTCTGGATGTAGGCAAAATCTTCGGCCAGGTGCGCGAAACTAATTTCGGCAAGTACTTCGAGGTCTACTCCCGGCCTAACTCCAATGACCTGGCCTATCGCTCGATTCACCTCGATCCTCATACCGATAACCCCTATCGCGACCCGATGCCTGGCATCCAGCTCTTGCACTGCCTGATCAACGAAACATCGGGAGGCCTCTCTACACTCGTAGACAGTCTCGCGGTCGCAGAGCAGCTCAAGCTGGAAGATCCTGAAGGGTTCGAACTGCTGGCCAACGTGCCGGTACGTTACCGCCACGTCGACAACGACGTGGAGTTGATTGAACGCCGGCCGATCATCATGACTGACGCGCTAGGCCGAATGACAGGTGTCAGCTATAGCCCGCGCCTCGACTATCTACCGCTGCTGAATGAACACGACATGGCCATATTCCACCGTGCACGTCGTCGCATGGGGGAGCTCTTTGTGGATCCGGCATTCGAGCGACGTTTCAAGCTGGAGAAGGGCGAGTTGCAAATGTTCAACAACACCCGTGTCCTCCATGGACGGACGAGCTTTGATACCAATGAAGGTCGCCGCCATCTGCAAGGTTGCTACATGGATATGGACGGCCCCAAAGGCATCTACAAAGCCATGAAAAGAAGCTTGAAAGCTCAATAA
- a CDS encoding GFA family protein, whose translation MNPFTGGCLCGNVRIEATGQPYRVGLCHCLDCRKHHGALFHASAIFPQDAVTITGETQDYAGRFFCPRCGSSVFARTGDEVEVNLGSLDTPDQLKPTYESWIIRRESWLPAFPLAKHYEHDREGEGRLES comes from the coding sequence ATGAACCCATTCACTGGCGGCTGCCTATGCGGCAATGTTCGAATCGAGGCGACAGGCCAACCCTACCGCGTCGGCTTGTGCCACTGCCTCGACTGCCGCAAACACCATGGCGCGCTGTTTCACGCTTCCGCGATTTTTCCTCAGGACGCGGTGACCATCACTGGAGAAACACAGGACTACGCCGGACGGTTTTTCTGTCCGCGTTGTGGCTCATCAGTTTTCGCTCGCACTGGCGACGAAGTCGAAGTGAACCTGGGCTCTCTCGACACCCCGGATCAACTCAAACCCACTTACGAAAGCTGGATTATCCGGCGCGAATCCTGGTTGCCAGCGTTTCCGCTCGCTAAACACTATGAGCATGATCGTGAGGGAGAGGGGCGGTTGGAGTCGTAG
- a CDS encoding Lrp/AsnC family transcriptional regulator, protein MIKNDAASDSLDKFDRAILDLVQRDNTTPLRLMAEQVNLSTAAVQRRIKRMEERGVITGNVAIVDPTAVGRPITIIVEVMAERTSIEALEAMKAHFAVPEVQQCYYVTGEVDFVLVLTVASMQEYQALARRLFAENANVTWFKTIVALDRVKVGLAVPS, encoded by the coding sequence ATGATCAAAAACGACGCAGCATCAGACTCGCTGGACAAATTCGACCGCGCCATCCTCGACCTCGTCCAGCGCGACAACACCACGCCGCTGCGCCTGATGGCCGAGCAGGTCAATCTCTCCACGGCTGCCGTTCAGCGCCGCATCAAGCGAATGGAGGAGCGGGGCGTCATCACCGGTAATGTCGCCATCGTCGATCCCACCGCCGTCGGCCGGCCGATCACGATCATCGTGGAAGTCATGGCCGAGCGCACCAGCATCGAGGCGCTGGAGGCGATGAAGGCACACTTCGCGGTGCCCGAAGTTCAGCAGTGCTACTACGTCACCGGCGAAGTGGATTTCGTCCTGGTGCTGACAGTCGCCAGCATGCAGGAATACCAAGCGTTGGCGCGGCGACTGTTCGCTGAAAACGCCAATGTGACCTGGTTCAAGACCATCGTGGCGCTGGACCGGGTGAAAGTCGGGCTAGCGGTGCCGAGCTAA
- a CDS encoding DUF6124 family protein yields the protein MFKPTPNPPNIDPVPYDASFDLDPKKMKVAADRALKIYLNPGATKAQIPPRRPGTIFTIDAAVDDEALLVEVYESLSTACKIVNDLVELEEGPRRHTLLVLHRSLLMGEAAANRVLDNHKPL from the coding sequence ATGTTCAAACCAACACCCAACCCCCCGAATATTGATCCAGTACCCTACGACGCCTCTTTTGATCTTGACCCCAAGAAAATGAAAGTGGCGGCCGACCGCGCGCTCAAGATCTACCTCAACCCCGGGGCGACGAAAGCGCAGATACCGCCCCGCAGACCCGGCACCATTTTCACCATCGACGCAGCGGTGGATGACGAAGCGTTGCTGGTTGAGGTCTATGAGTCGCTTTCAACCGCCTGCAAGATAGTCAACGATCTCGTCGAGCTGGAGGAAGGCCCGCGACGCCATACGTTGTTGGTGTTGCATCGGTCGCTCCTGATGGGAGAGGCGGCGGCCAATCGCGTACTGGATAACCACAAGCCTTTGTAG
- a CDS encoding LysR substrate-binding domain-containing protein: protein MEPSEQDLPPLKSLVAFEATIRLGSMTAAAVELGTTQPAISQRIRTLEESLGCVLFERNGKLLRPTYEGQQIYSGLASPVSEIKAAVKRMRRHFNKQKPTISIAANFGFCYFWLMPKLPALQSQFPQIQFKIRPVNLDDDPMLQDADIAIQFGSLDGDFRFEKLLIPETVFPVCSPDLAEKLGLMEGTKISSIEDLPLLHKDSDDSRWLDWHHWCLHAKITPPEEAPVFCFNNYPLLLTAAQEGQGIALGWAGLIEEQIKAGKLIALGPSVDRPHRGYIVRSNYHETLLVRDVLQWLIAAS from the coding sequence ATGGAGCCGAGCGAACAGGACCTCCCGCCACTTAAATCTTTGGTCGCCTTTGAGGCCACAATCCGCTTGGGTTCGATGACGGCCGCAGCTGTTGAATTGGGCACTACTCAACCGGCGATTTCTCAGCGGATTCGCACCTTGGAGGAGTCGCTTGGGTGTGTACTCTTCGAACGTAACGGTAAGCTGTTGCGACCCACCTATGAGGGTCAGCAGATTTATTCAGGCCTAGCATCCCCGGTGAGTGAAATTAAGGCAGCGGTCAAGCGCATGCGTCGCCATTTCAACAAGCAGAAACCTACCATCTCGATCGCTGCGAATTTTGGATTCTGCTATTTCTGGCTTATGCCGAAATTGCCTGCGCTCCAGAGCCAGTTCCCCCAGATCCAATTCAAGATTCGCCCAGTAAACCTTGACGATGATCCGATGCTTCAAGATGCCGATATCGCCATTCAGTTTGGATCCCTCGACGGTGACTTCCGATTTGAAAAGCTACTGATCCCCGAGACGGTATTCCCAGTGTGCAGTCCAGATCTGGCTGAAAAACTGGGGCTAATGGAAGGTACGAAAATAAGCAGTATCGAGGATCTACCGCTGCTTCATAAGGACAGCGATGACTCCCGGTGGCTGGATTGGCATCACTGGTGCCTGCACGCGAAGATCACTCCGCCAGAGGAAGCGCCAGTTTTTTGCTTCAATAACTATCCGTTGCTGCTGACCGCTGCACAGGAGGGTCAAGGTATCGCCTTGGGCTGGGCTGGGCTGATCGAAGAGCAGATCAAGGCGGGCAAATTGATCGCTCTCGGGCCTTCAGTAGACCGGCCTCACCGGGGTTACATTGTGAGATCGAACTATCACGAGACACTTCTGGTGAGGGATGTCCTTCAGTGGCTGATTGCGGCAAGCTGA
- a CDS encoding HD domain-containing protein: METVAFTQMKDGTKAEYEMLTQLETDFAKELPDRILKCLRDLEHSLSGYKVSRLAHSLQTACRAEDAGADEEMVVAALIHDLGDEIAPYNHSQYAASILRPYVRPEVTWVINYHGLFQNYYYVHFFGGDRNERDLYKDHPYYESCVRFCEEWDQSSFDPDYPTRPLEHFEPMLRRIFTRPAFDQKYVGDQTMGRSALDQPVA; encoded by the coding sequence ATGGAAACCGTAGCCTTTACCCAAATGAAAGACGGCACCAAAGCCGAATATGAAATGCTGACCCAGCTGGAAACTGATTTCGCAAAGGAGCTGCCCGACCGCATTCTCAAATGCTTGCGGGATCTTGAGCACTCTCTGAGCGGTTACAAGGTGAGCAGGCTAGCTCACTCGCTTCAGACCGCGTGTAGGGCTGAGGACGCTGGTGCAGACGAGGAAATGGTGGTTGCAGCGCTGATCCATGACCTGGGTGACGAGATCGCCCCCTACAACCACTCCCAGTATGCAGCATCCATCCTTCGCCCATATGTTCGTCCAGAGGTGACCTGGGTCATCAATTATCACGGCCTCTTCCAGAACTACTACTACGTGCACTTCTTCGGCGGTGATCGTAATGAGCGGGATCTGTACAAGGATCACCCGTACTACGAGAGCTGTGTGCGCTTCTGTGAGGAATGGGACCAATCGTCCTTCGACCCCGATTACCCGACTCGCCCTTTGGAGCACTTCGAGCCTATGCTCCGGAGGATTTTCACTCGGCCAGCATTCGATCAAAAGTACGTTGGTGACCAGACTATGGGCCGCAGCGCGCTCGACCAACCTGTGGCCTAG
- a CDS encoding DUF2986 domain-containing protein, translating to MNRQKKLQQLFKAKAKKASAKLAPQKKDKYISKADRLKLEAEADQDAISSSES from the coding sequence ATGAATCGTCAAAAAAAATTACAGCAGCTGTTCAAGGCTAAAGCCAAGAAGGCCAGTGCCAAACTGGCACCGCAAAAAAAGGATAAGTACATCAGCAAGGCCGACCGGTTGAAGCTGGAGGCAGAAGCCGATCAGGACGCCATCAGTTCCTCTGAAAGCTGA
- the choX gene encoding choline ABC transporter substrate-binding protein, translating to MNKFYKTVIAVTLASQSVLVMAQEPSSCQVIKTANVGWLDGISTNALTQVVAEGLGYKFDDSMLSLPIVLKSLSDGKLDTFINYWSPSQDPLITPLKDSLSVLPAPNLTGAKYTLAVPKFLADEGLKDFKDIEKFKVQLGGRIYGIQPGSGGNTLVQKIIKDNSYGLKDFKLVESGEAGMIQEVGRSIQRKKPIVFLAWAPHPMNVNMDIVYLTGGDDSFGPDFGAATVKTITSKGYAERCGNVGKLYSNLKFTVDMESSIMNSLDKKEPALSAAKKWLAAHPETLDSWLAGVTTVDGKDAKAAVLANISK from the coding sequence ATGAACAAGTTTTACAAAACCGTGATCGCAGTAACCTTGGCATCTCAAAGCGTGTTGGTTATGGCTCAAGAACCCAGCAGTTGCCAAGTCATCAAGACGGCGAACGTGGGATGGCTCGATGGTATATCGACAAACGCATTGACTCAGGTGGTTGCCGAAGGCCTGGGATATAAATTTGACGACAGCATGCTTTCACTGCCAATCGTTCTGAAGTCTCTTAGCGATGGCAAGCTGGATACGTTCATTAACTACTGGTCGCCATCTCAGGATCCTCTGATTACCCCCCTAAAGGACTCTTTGTCCGTTCTCCCGGCCCCTAACCTCACAGGTGCAAAATACACACTCGCAGTTCCAAAATTTCTGGCCGATGAGGGGTTGAAGGATTTCAAGGACATCGAGAAATTTAAAGTTCAGCTCGGAGGCCGCATTTACGGCATCCAGCCTGGTAGCGGCGGAAACACGTTGGTGCAGAAGATCATCAAGGACAACTCGTATGGTTTGAAGGATTTCAAACTGGTCGAGTCTGGTGAAGCAGGCATGATCCAAGAGGTAGGTCGCTCGATTCAACGCAAGAAGCCCATTGTGTTCCTGGCGTGGGCGCCTCACCCAATGAACGTGAACATGGACATCGTGTATCTAACGGGTGGTGATGATTCCTTCGGTCCCGATTTCGGCGCAGCAACGGTCAAAACCATCACATCCAAAGGCTATGCCGAGCGCTGCGGTAACGTTGGCAAGTTGTACAGCAATCTGAAATTCACGGTCGACATGGAGAGCAGCATCATGAACTCCCTCGACAAAAAGGAGCCCGCTTTGAGTGCAGCGAAAAAATGGCTGGCCGCTCATCCTGAGACTCTGGATAGCTGGCTGGCTGGTGTGACTACCGTCGACGGTAAAGACGCGAAAGCAGCAGTATTAGCAAACATCTCCAAGTAA
- a CDS encoding LysE family translocator: MVATFSPGGATTLATASGANFGWVRSLPLLAGISFGLALMAVAAAGGLGSLILAAPSLQLAMKLVGALYLLWLAWQIAKRGKPGNAAVNEKPASFLTGIWMLLQNPKGWAMTLSAAASFASLTPGPASLALLLSLVFGVSCMCSLALWCGAGLALSRQLKSERQWRFLNMLLGALLAVSIVPIWL, encoded by the coding sequence ATGGTCGCCACGTTCAGCCCGGGCGGCGCAACCACCTTGGCGACAGCCTCCGGAGCAAATTTCGGTTGGGTGCGCTCACTTCCATTGCTTGCGGGCATCTCGTTTGGCTTGGCGCTGATGGCCGTCGCGGCGGCTGGCGGTCTGGGCAGCCTGATCCTGGCGGCGCCGTCACTGCAATTGGCGATGAAACTGGTGGGGGCGCTTTATCTGCTGTGGCTGGCCTGGCAGATCGCAAAGCGAGGAAAACCCGGTAACGCCGCGGTCAACGAAAAGCCCGCGAGTTTTCTCACGGGCATCTGGATGCTTTTGCAAAACCCCAAAGGCTGGGCGATGACTCTCAGCGCCGCCGCATCATTCGCTTCACTGACACCGGGGCCGGCGTCACTTGCGTTGCTGCTGAGCCTGGTGTTTGGCGTGTCTTGCATGTGTTCGCTGGCGCTATGGTGCGGAGCCGGGTTGGCGCTGTCGCGGCAATTGAAGAGCGAACGACAATGGCGATTTTTAAACATGCTGCTGGGTGCGCTGCTGGCTGTGTCTATTGTGCCAATCTGGCTTTAG